The following are from one region of the Eubacterium sp. MSJ-33 genome:
- a CDS encoding GntR family transcriptional regulator: MAWKFNNESPIYLQIVDAIKMQIAQGTLKPGDQVPAVRELAVTAGVNPNTMQKALSELEREGVLYSQRTAGRFVAEPRAGGTSMREELSQKHIQAFVDSMRTLGYADGEIVTVLKGYLSEEGAHE, from the coding sequence TTGGCGTGGAAGTTCAACAATGAATCCCCGATCTATCTGCAGATCGTGGACGCGATAAAGATGCAGATCGCACAGGGCACCTTGAAACCGGGCGATCAGGTACCGGCGGTACGGGAGCTTGCGGTGACCGCAGGTGTGAATCCGAATACGATGCAGAAAGCACTTTCGGAGTTAGAACGCGAAGGCGTGCTCTATTCCCAGCGCACGGCAGGGCGATTCGTAGCAGAACCAAGAGCAGGAGGAACGAGTATGCGAGAGGAACTGAGTCAGAAGCATATACAGGCGTTTGTGGATAGCATGCGAACACTTGGATATGCAGACGGTGAGATTGTAACAGTATTGAAAGGATATTTAAGTGAGGAGGGAGCACATGAGTAA